The sequence below is a genomic window from Lycium ferocissimum isolate CSIRO_LF1 chromosome 9, AGI_CSIRO_Lferr_CH_V1, whole genome shotgun sequence.
AACCCGTCAGGCACAATCGACGGTACAAACGACGGAGCGTCGATGTGCTCCGTCGAATGGTCTTTTTGCTAGGTCAATTCTATGGTACAAATGACGGAGCGTCGAACAGATCGATGGAGCGTCGATCTGCTCCATCAAAGTCATGAAATTTTCAGTGAGCAACTTTCTCTTCCTTACTTTCTATGGTGCAAAGGACGGAGCGTCGAACAGATCGACGGTACAAAGGACGACCGTCAAACCTCCTTTTCGCCAAACTATAgtgaattttcattttgaccATCTCCTCTTGGGTCTTTAGCCTAAAGTCATGCACGTAACCCAACATATAAGGTTCCAAAGGACTCATATAATGCTTTCACACTCTAtacggatttacgggatgttacattatccccccccccccccaagattcattcatcctcgaatgagaATAATAGTCTAGAAAAGAATTCACTAAACCACAAGTTGCTTCGAACAAACACGACGATTCATCCATGAGTAATTTAAAATACTAGCTCATACCTCCCATAGGGAACAAGTGGGgatatctcttcttcatgtcctcctctgcttcccaagtaGCTTTCTCAGTATTATGGTTTCGCCATAAAACTTTAACCGATGCAACATCCTTtgttctcaaccttctaacttgacgATCTAGAATCTGAACCGGTTTCTCTTCATAGGTTAACCCTTcattaatttcaatttgttcATGATTCAACACATAGGAAGGATCAGGTttgtacaacctcaacatcgAAACGTGAAACACAGGGTGCACCAtggccatatcggatggcaacTTCAATTCATAAGCCACCGTCCCAATTTTCCTAACAATCTCGTAAGGGCCAATGAAATGGGGACTAAGtttccctttttaccaaaccgcattactcccttcatcggcgacactttcaagaacaccttgTCACCGACAGAAAACTCTAGCTCACGTTGCCTCATATCGGTATaggacttctgtcgactctgagctgtcttGAGTCATTGCACAATAAGATTAACCTTCTCAATTGCTTCATGAACTGAATTCGGACCCAACAATTCCACCTCAGttggttcaaaccaaccaattggagatcGATaacgcctcccataaagagcctcataaggagccatttaAATACTCgcttgatagctattgttgtaagcGAATTCCACCAGAGGTaggtgttcatcccaacttcctccaaaatcgATTGCACaagctcgtagcatatcttccaaagtctgaatagttcTCTCCGCCTGCCcgtcagtttgaggatgaaaggcagtgctcaatttcactctAGTTCCCAACCCTTCCTGAAAGGATGTCCAAAAATGAGCAGTAAATTGCGtacctctgtcagatataatCGATGTCGGAACACCATGCAATCTAACTATCTCTTTTAGATATAACTTGGAGTACTCCCCGCGGTATATGACGTCTTCACAGGGagaaaatgggcagactttgtgagtctatccacaataacccaaatcgaGTCAAACTTGGCCTTTGTGCGAGGTAACCCtacaacgaaatccatattgatctcCTCCCACTTCCATTGCAGAATCTCGATATTCTGAGCTAGGCCTccaggcctttgatgttcagccttTACATGTTGACAGTTTatacacttagccacaaagttagaaatatcaaccttcatgctcttccaccaatagtgttgtttcaaatccttatacattttggtggatcccggatgaaccgaatacttggaactatgagcttc
It includes:
- the LOC132032132 gene encoding uncharacterized protein LOC132032132 — translated: MAPYEALYGRRYRSPIGWFEPTEVELLGPNSVHEAIEKLPSDMAMVHPVFHVSMLRLYKPDPSYVLNHEQIEINEGLTYEEKPVQILDRQVRRLRTKDVASVKVLWRNHNTEKATWEAEEDMKKRYPHLFPMGGMS